A part of Chitinimonas koreensis genomic DNA contains:
- the nirB gene encoding nitrite reductase large subunit NirB, whose translation MTLYHALTRRYPYGEIEPFQAPQFGDPVPPTRYRPDLPVWLESVLLKAVARDPAQRFETAEELRLALELGEARPLAVARRSPLARRAPGRLWQALALASLGCNVVLLFALLSREPAAAQKRSPASKHGGPPGSRRSSPRRRPPPGRCARPAWLPSPRRSPCPSPLQVRIPNPCNPPQPPPARTAPPRSPAMQKLKLVMIGNGMAGVRTLEELFKLTPNRYEITVFGEEPHPNYNRILLSPVLAGEQTVDEIVLNPLEWYAEHGIDLRLGRKAVKIDRLRRIVHADDGSEAHYDRLLIATGSKPFVLPVPGRDLPGVISYRDIADTEAMIAAAGRYKHAVVIGGGLLGLEAANGLKLRGMDVTVVHIGEWLLERQLDRVAGKLLQASLEQRGLKFALQKQTAELVGAGPGAAEPGRVAALRFKDGEEIPADLVVMAVGIRPNTELAESAGLQCSRGIVVSDTLQTFDPRIYAVGECVNHRGTAYGLVAPLFEQARVCANHLAGWGYGRYTGSVLSTKLKVTGIDLFSAGDFMGGEGCEEITLADPVGGVYKKLVLKDDRLIGACLYGDTADGAWYFRLLKDGAPVGAMRDHLMWGEQNLGDTGHAGENRAAAMADDAEVCGCNGVKKGVIVKAIREQGLTTLDEVKKHTKASGSCGSCAGLCEQILMNCLGSSFDATPKTRTVCGCTDRTHQAVRDAIRERHLLTIPDTMRALEWRTPNGCASCRPALNYYLISTWPGEAQDDPQSRFVNERVHANIQKDGTYSVVPQMKGGVTNAAELRRIADVADKYRIPLVKVTGGQRIDLLGVKKEDLVGVWRDLDMPSGHAYGKSIRTVKTCVGSEFCRFGTQNSTQMGIDLETMLACMWSPHKVKLAVSGCPRNCAEAGIKDVGVIGVESGWELYVGGNGGIKTEVAQFFAKVASAEEVMEYSGAFLQLYREEGFYLERTVHYLARVGLEHARRQVVEDAGRRRELFERLKYALSFGQDPWAERVRGAQRHEYEAIGA comes from the coding sequence GTGACGCTCTACCACGCGCTGACGCGGCGCTATCCCTACGGCGAGATCGAGCCGTTCCAGGCGCCGCAGTTCGGCGACCCGGTGCCGCCGACGCGCTACCGGCCCGACCTGCCGGTGTGGCTCGAAAGCGTGCTGCTCAAGGCGGTGGCGCGCGATCCGGCGCAGCGCTTCGAGACCGCCGAGGAGCTGCGGCTGGCGCTCGAGCTCGGCGAGGCGCGGCCGCTGGCGGTGGCGCGCCGCAGCCCGCTGGCCCGGCGCGCGCCGGGCCGGCTGTGGCAGGCGCTGGCGCTGGCCTCGCTCGGCTGCAACGTCGTGCTGCTGTTCGCCCTGCTGAGCCGCGAACCGGCCGCCGCGCAAAAACGAAGTCCCGCGTCGAAACACGGGGGCCCGCCAGGGAGCAGGCGAAGCAGCCCGCGGCGCCGGCCGCCGCCAGGCCGCTGCGCACGGCCGGCCTGGCTTCCCTCGCCCCGCCGCTCGCCCTGCCCTTCGCCTCTCCAGGTCCGCATTCCAAACCCATGCAATCCACCCCAGCCGCCGCCTGCGCGGACGGCGCCTCCCCGGAGCCCAGCCATGCAAAAACTGAAACTCGTGATGATCGGCAACGGCATGGCCGGCGTACGCACGCTGGAAGAACTGTTCAAGCTCACGCCGAACCGCTACGAGATCACCGTGTTCGGCGAGGAGCCGCACCCCAACTACAACCGCATCCTGCTGTCGCCGGTGCTGGCCGGCGAGCAGACGGTCGACGAGATCGTCCTCAACCCGCTCGAGTGGTACGCCGAGCACGGCATCGACCTGCGCCTGGGCCGCAAGGCGGTCAAGATCGACCGGCTGCGCCGCATCGTCCACGCCGACGACGGCAGCGAGGCGCACTACGACCGGCTGCTGATCGCCACCGGCTCCAAACCGTTCGTGCTGCCGGTGCCGGGGCGCGATCTGCCCGGCGTGATCAGCTACCGCGACATCGCCGATACCGAGGCGATGATCGCGGCGGCCGGCCGCTACAAGCACGCGGTGGTGATCGGCGGCGGCCTGCTGGGCCTCGAGGCCGCCAACGGGCTCAAGCTGCGCGGCATGGACGTGACGGTGGTGCACATCGGCGAATGGCTGCTCGAACGCCAGCTCGACCGCGTCGCCGGCAAGCTGCTGCAGGCCTCGCTGGAGCAGCGCGGGCTGAAGTTCGCGCTGCAGAAGCAGACCGCCGAACTGGTCGGCGCCGGTCCCGGCGCGGCCGAGCCGGGCCGGGTCGCCGCGCTGCGCTTCAAGGACGGCGAGGAGATCCCGGCCGACCTGGTGGTGATGGCGGTCGGCATCCGCCCCAACACCGAGCTGGCCGAATCGGCCGGCCTGCAGTGCAGCCGCGGCATCGTGGTCAGCGACACGCTGCAGACCTTCGACCCGCGCATCTACGCGGTCGGCGAATGCGTGAACCACCGCGGCACCGCCTACGGCCTGGTGGCGCCCTTGTTCGAGCAGGCGCGCGTCTGCGCCAACCACCTGGCCGGCTGGGGCTATGGCCGCTACACCGGCTCGGTGCTGTCGACCAAGCTCAAGGTCACCGGCATCGACCTGTTCTCGGCCGGCGACTTCATGGGCGGCGAAGGCTGCGAGGAGATCACGCTGGCCGACCCGGTCGGCGGCGTCTACAAGAAGCTGGTGCTGAAGGACGACCGGCTGATCGGCGCCTGCCTCTACGGCGACACCGCCGACGGCGCCTGGTACTTCCGCCTGCTCAAGGACGGCGCCCCGGTCGGCGCGATGCGCGACCACCTGATGTGGGGCGAGCAGAACCTCGGCGACACCGGCCACGCCGGCGAGAACCGCGCCGCGGCGATGGCCGACGACGCCGAGGTGTGCGGCTGCAACGGCGTGAAGAAGGGCGTCATCGTCAAGGCGATCCGCGAGCAGGGCCTGACCACGCTGGACGAGGTGAAGAAGCACACCAAGGCCTCGGGCTCGTGCGGCTCCTGCGCCGGCCTGTGCGAGCAGATCCTGATGAACTGCCTCGGTTCGAGCTTCGACGCCACGCCCAAGACCCGCACGGTGTGCGGCTGCACCGACCGCACCCACCAGGCGGTGCGCGACGCGATCCGCGAGCGGCACCTGCTGACCATCCCCGACACCATGCGCGCGCTCGAATGGCGCACCCCGAACGGCTGCGCCTCGTGCCGGCCGGCGCTCAACTACTACCTGATCTCGACCTGGCCCGGCGAGGCGCAGGACGACCCGCAGAGCCGCTTCGTCAACGAGCGGGTGCACGCCAACATCCAGAAGGACGGCACCTACTCGGTGGTGCCGCAGATGAAGGGCGGCGTCACCAACGCGGCCGAGCTGCGCCGCATCGCCGACGTGGCCGACAAGTACCGCATCCCGCTGGTGAAGGTGACCGGCGGCCAGCGTATCGACCTGCTGGGCGTGAAGAAGGAAGACCTGGTCGGCGTCTGGCGCGACCTGGACATGCCGAGCGGCCACGCCTACGGCAAGTCGATCCGCACGGTGAAGACCTGCGTCGGATCGGAGTTCTGCCGCTTCGGCACGCAGAACAGCACGCAGATGGGCATCGACCTCGAAACCATGCTGGCCTGCATGTGGAGCCCGCACAAGGTGAAGCTGGCGGTCAGCGGCTGCCCGCGCAACTGCGCCGAGGCCGGCATCAAGGACGTCGGCGTGATCGGGGTGGAATCGGGCTGGGAGCTGTACGTCGGCGGCAACGGCGGCATCAAGACCGAGGTCGCCCAGTTCTTCGCCAAGGTGGCCAGCGCCGAGGAGGTGATGGAGTACAGCGGCGCCTTCCTGCAGCTCTACCGCGAGGAGGGCTTCTACCTCGAACGCACGGTGCACTACCTGGCGCGCGTCGGCCTGGAGCATGCGCGCCGCCAGGTGGTGGAGGACGCCGGCCGCCGGCGCGAGCTGTTCGAGCGGCTGAAGTATGCGCTGAGCTTCGGCCAGGACCCTTGGGCCGAGCGGGTGCGCGGGGCGCAGCGGCATGAGTACGAGGCGATCGGCGCGTGA
- the nirD gene encoding nitrite reductase small subunit NirD, translating to MSTWKHICPLTEIPPLGARVVRHPAGDIAVFRTAADAVFALEDRCPHKGGPLSQGIVYGDTVACPLHGWQIGLGCGQAQAPDVGCARRYPVRLEGGEVYLDTDA from the coding sequence ATGAGCACCTGGAAACACATCTGCCCGCTAACCGAAATCCCCCCGCTCGGCGCCCGCGTGGTGCGCCACCCGGCCGGCGACATCGCCGTGTTCCGCACCGCCGCCGACGCCGTCTTCGCGCTCGAGGACCGCTGCCCGCACAAGGGCGGCCCGCTGTCGCAGGGCATCGTCTACGGCGACACCGTCGCCTGCCCGCTGCACGGCTGGCAGATCGGCCTCGGCTGCGGCCAGGCGCAGGCGCCCGACGTCGGCTGCGCGCGCCGCTACCCGGTGCGGCTCGAAGGCGGCGAGGTCTACCTCGACACCGACGCCTGA
- a CDS encoding protein kinase domain-containing protein, protein MMLALAIGTASETGRKPRNEDAVAVIEPPAGLEAAKGWLAALADGVSQSADGRLAAQATVKGLAADYYATPDTWEPAHALDRVLAAQNLWLQGQARHGEPLATTLTALVLRGRRYTLAHVGDSRAYLLRGGRCEQLSEDHVWQHAGFSHVLKRAVGLDAHLVADFRDGELAAGDVFALLCDGVWEPLGDAEVHRLLQLHDAPQRAAEALVAAALAAGSQDNVSAVVLRVESLPAGRLLDEVAGAAGRAVPPRLRPGQAIAGFTVEALLAESRSSLVYLARDGQGQRVVLKTLTALAAQDPAQAEDLLTEGWLLQRAASRYLPEPVEPADRQWLLLAMRWYPGETLAARLERGERIGAAEAVRIGLRLARALGALHRLDIVHRDVKPANLHLDPDGRLRLLDLGVAHCPASPPSAARRRARRATWRPSCSPAARPARAATCTRPA, encoded by the coding sequence ATGATGCTCGCGCTCGCCATCGGCACCGCCAGCGAAACCGGCCGCAAGCCGCGCAACGAGGACGCCGTCGCGGTGATCGAGCCGCCGGCCGGACTCGAAGCGGCCAAGGGCTGGCTGGCGGCGCTGGCCGACGGCGTCAGCCAGTCGGCCGACGGCCGGCTGGCGGCCCAGGCCACGGTGAAGGGCCTGGCGGCCGACTACTACGCCACGCCCGATACCTGGGAGCCGGCCCATGCGCTCGACCGCGTGCTGGCGGCGCAGAACCTGTGGCTGCAGGGCCAGGCCCGCCACGGCGAGCCGCTGGCCACCACCCTGACCGCGCTGGTGCTGCGCGGCCGCCGCTACACGCTGGCCCACGTCGGCGACAGCCGCGCCTACCTGCTGCGCGGCGGCCGCTGCGAGCAGCTGAGCGAGGACCACGTCTGGCAGCACGCCGGCTTCAGCCACGTGCTCAAGCGCGCGGTCGGGCTCGATGCCCACCTGGTGGCCGATTTCCGCGACGGCGAGCTGGCGGCCGGCGACGTGTTCGCGCTGCTGTGCGACGGCGTGTGGGAGCCGCTCGGCGATGCCGAGGTGCACCGGCTGCTGCAACTGCACGACGCGCCGCAGCGCGCCGCCGAGGCGCTGGTCGCGGCGGCGCTGGCGGCCGGCTCGCAGGACAACGTCTCGGCCGTGGTGCTGCGGGTCGAGTCGCTGCCGGCCGGCCGGCTGCTCGACGAAGTGGCCGGCGCCGCCGGCCGCGCGGTGCCGCCGCGGCTCAGGCCCGGCCAGGCGATCGCCGGCTTCACCGTCGAGGCGCTGCTGGCCGAGAGCCGCAGCAGCCTGGTCTACCTGGCGCGCGACGGCCAGGGCCAGCGCGTGGTGCTCAAGACCCTGACCGCGCTGGCGGCGCAGGACCCGGCCCAGGCCGAGGACCTGCTGACCGAGGGCTGGCTGCTGCAGCGCGCCGCCAGCCGCTACCTGCCCGAGCCGGTCGAACCGGCCGACCGCCAGTGGCTGCTGCTGGCGATGCGCTGGTACCCGGGCGAGACGCTGGCGGCCCGGCTCGAGCGCGGCGAGCGGATCGGCGCGGCCGAGGCGGTGCGCATCGGCCTGCGGCTGGCGCGCGCGCTCGGCGCGCTGCACCGGCTCGACATCGTCCACCGCGACGTCAAGCCGGCCAACCTGCACCTCGACCCGGACGGCCGGCTGCGCCTCCTGGACCTCGGCGTGGCGCACTGCCCGGCATCACCGCCGAGCGCGGCGAGACGCCGGGCACGCCGAGCTACCTGGCGCCCGAGCTGTTCGCCGGCGGCGCGGCCGGCGCGGGCAGCGACCTGTACGCGGCCGGCGTGA
- the cysK gene encoding cysteine synthase A produces MRIAQDISRLIGHTPLVQLNRVTAGCQARVVAKLEFFNPSHSVKDRIAVSMIDTAEAAGQLQAGATVVEPTSGNTGIGLAMVCAARGYKCVLTMPETMSKERRALLRGYGAELVLTPGAEGMTGAVNKARELAEANGWFMPQQFENPANPKIHRETTAEEIWNDTDGQVDILVAGVGTGGTITGVAEVIKARRPGFRAVAVEPDASPVLSGGAKGPHPIQGIGAGFVPGVLNTAAYDEVVRVKNEDAFALARRMATEEGLLVGISSGAAVWAALEVARRPENAGKLIVVVIPSFGERYLSTALFQGLVD; encoded by the coding sequence ATGCGCATCGCCCAGGACATCAGCCGACTGATCGGCCATACCCCGCTGGTCCAGCTCAACCGTGTCACCGCCGGCTGCCAGGCCCGCGTGGTGGCCAAGCTCGAGTTCTTCAACCCCTCGCACAGCGTGAAGGACCGCATCGCGGTCAGCATGATCGACACGGCCGAGGCGGCCGGCCAGCTGCAGGCCGGCGCCACGGTGGTCGAGCCGACCTCGGGCAATACCGGCATCGGCCTGGCCATGGTCTGCGCCGCGCGCGGCTACAAGTGCGTGCTGACCATGCCGGAAACCATGTCGAAGGAACGCCGCGCGCTCCTGCGCGGCTACGGCGCCGAGCTGGTGCTGACGCCCGGGGCCGAGGGCATGACCGGCGCGGTCAACAAGGCGCGCGAGCTGGCCGAGGCCAACGGCTGGTTCATGCCGCAGCAGTTCGAGAACCCGGCTAATCCGAAGATCCACCGCGAGACCACGGCCGAGGAGATCTGGAACGACACCGACGGCCAGGTCGACATCCTGGTGGCGGGCGTCGGCACCGGCGGCACCATCACCGGCGTGGCCGAGGTGATCAAGGCGCGCAGGCCCGGTTTCCGCGCGGTCGCGGTCGAGCCCGACGCCAGCCCGGTGCTCAGCGGCGGCGCCAAGGGCCCGCACCCGATCCAGGGCATCGGTGCCGGCTTCGTGCCGGGCGTGCTCAATACGGCGGCCTACGACGAGGTGGTGCGGGTGAAGAACGAGGACGCCTTCGCGCTGGCGCGGCGGATGGCGACCGAGGAGGGCCTGCTGGTCGGCATCAGCTCGGGCGCGGCGGTGTGGGCGGCGCTGGAAGTGGCCCGGCGGCCGGAGAACGCCGGCAAGCTGATCGTGGTGGTGATCCCGTCGTTCGGCGAGCGGTATCTGTCGACGGCGCTGTTCCAGGGGCTGGTCGACTGA
- a CDS encoding S41 family peptidase → MSSNKNNAPSGVLATLALALLLAGCGGGGEGSGPAPWNGGGSNGGGGVAVAQKCAANNPYRQDASAATTPGTLADEKAWLRAYMGEAYLWYGEIPAVNAAAAAYSDERDVYGSLDNYFEALKTPARTASGKRKDQFSFIYPTREWDALSQSGAVLGYGIEWHMTSSTPPRGLRVAYVEPGSPAAAAGVLRGDVLVSADGIPADASASSEVALMNAALYPTGAGRHGFVFSRAGVVQPALQLDATTVVKQPVLVAKTVDVAGQKVGYIAFNDHIASAESQLIAAVNQLKAASVTDLVLDLRYNGGGYLYIANELSYMIAGPARTGGKVFERQQYNDKRAAETAAAVDTFSSTACLLDANYNCTSNQALPTLNLGRVYVLAGSSTCSASEAIVNGLRGIDVDVRLIGGTTCGKPYGFTAKDNCGISYFPIEFKGANAKGYGDYADGFAPTCQAADDFSKPLGDPSEGLFAAALYHRANASCKPAAAGKMVGEVATEGFLLRGPARENRILLPIGR, encoded by the coding sequence ATGTCGTCCAACAAGAACAACGCGCCGTCCGGCGTCCTCGCCACGCTCGCGCTGGCCCTGCTGCTGGCCGGTTGCGGCGGCGGCGGCGAAGGATCGGGCCCGGCGCCATGGAACGGCGGCGGGAGCAACGGCGGTGGCGGCGTGGCGGTGGCGCAGAAGTGCGCGGCCAACAACCCGTACCGCCAGGACGCCAGCGCGGCCACCACGCCGGGCACCCTGGCCGACGAGAAGGCCTGGCTGCGCGCCTACATGGGCGAGGCCTACCTGTGGTACGGCGAGATCCCGGCGGTGAACGCCGCGGCGGCGGCCTACTCGGACGAGCGCGACGTCTACGGCTCGCTCGACAACTATTTCGAAGCGCTGAAGACGCCGGCGCGCACCGCCTCGGGCAAGCGCAAGGACCAGTTCAGCTTCATCTACCCGACCCGGGAATGGGATGCGCTGTCGCAGTCGGGCGCGGTGCTCGGCTACGGCATCGAGTGGCACATGACCAGCAGCACGCCGCCGCGCGGCCTGCGCGTGGCCTACGTCGAGCCGGGCTCGCCGGCGGCGGCGGCCGGCGTGCTGCGCGGCGACGTGCTGGTGAGCGCCGACGGCATCCCTGCCGACGCCAGCGCGTCGTCGGAAGTGGCGCTGATGAACGCCGCGCTCTACCCGACCGGCGCCGGCCGCCACGGCTTCGTGTTCAGCCGAGCCGGCGTGGTGCAGCCGGCGCTGCAGCTCGACGCGACCACGGTGGTCAAGCAGCCGGTGCTGGTGGCCAAGACGGTCGACGTGGCGGGCCAGAAGGTCGGCTACATCGCCTTCAACGACCATATCGCCAGCGCCGAGTCGCAGCTGATCGCCGCGGTGAACCAGCTCAAGGCCGCCAGCGTGACCGACCTGGTGCTGGACCTGCGCTACAACGGCGGCGGCTATCTCTATATCGCCAACGAGCTGTCCTACATGATCGCCGGCCCGGCGCGCACCGGCGGCAAGGTGTTCGAGCGCCAGCAGTACAACGACAAGCGCGCGGCCGAGACCGCGGCGGCGGTCGATACCTTCAGCAGCACTGCCTGCCTGCTCGACGCCAACTACAACTGCACCTCGAACCAGGCGCTGCCGACGCTGAACCTGGGCCGCGTCTACGTGCTGGCCGGTTCGTCGACCTGTTCGGCCAGCGAGGCCATCGTCAACGGCCTGCGCGGCATCGACGTCGACGTGCGGCTGATCGGCGGCACCACCTGCGGCAAGCCCTACGGCTTCACTGCCAAGGACAACTGCGGCATCTCGTACTTCCCGATCGAATTCAAGGGCGCCAACGCCAAGGGCTACGGCGACTACGCCGACGGCTTCGCGCCGACCTGCCAGGCGGCGGACGACTTCTCCAAGCCGCTGGGCGACCCGAGCGAGGGGCTGTTCGCGGCGGCGCTGTACCACCGTGCCAATGCCAGCTGCAAGCCGGCGGCGGCGGGGAAGATGGTCGGGGAGGTGGCGACGGAGGGGTTCCTGCTGCGCGGGCCGGCGCGTGAGAACCGGATTCTGTTGCCTATCGGCAGGTGA
- a CDS encoding molybdopterin-dependent oxidoreductase: MLIHADGDRVVQVEGDPDHPANFGRLCSKGATLHLTDMRQGRALHPELRTARSEARRRVDWNTALDHAADRFAAIVAEHGPDAVAFYISGQLLTEDYYVFNKLAKGLIGSNNIDTNSRLCMSSAVAGYKATLGADAPPCSYEDLALADCLLIAGANPAYAHPVLFRRIEEAKAARPGMKLIVVDPRRTDSAELADLHLAILPGTDVALFHAMLNVLVWEGWIAEDYIAAHTEGFEALKRRIREYTPRFAAELCGIRPDDIVRAAEWFGTAPAALSLWCMGLNQSSHGTDKNAALIHLHLATGQLGRPGAGPFSLTGQPNAMGGREVGGMANLLSGHRDLADPQHRAEVAALWGVPSVPERPGKTAVELFEAVERGEIKAVWIACTNPAHSMPDSAQVRRALAAAEFVVVQEAYAHTDTTAYADLLLPASSWAEKDGTVTNSERRITRVHAAVPAPGEARHDWQIAADFARRLERRLPARPAPVRRHRRPRTPPD, encoded by the coding sequence GTGCTGATCCACGCCGACGGCGACCGGGTCGTCCAGGTCGAGGGCGATCCCGACCACCCGGCCAACTTCGGCCGGCTGTGCAGCAAGGGCGCCACCCTGCACCTGACCGACATGCGCCAGGGCCGCGCGCTGCATCCCGAGCTGCGCACCGCGCGCAGCGAAGCGCGCCGCCGGGTCGACTGGAACACCGCGCTCGACCACGCCGCCGACCGCTTCGCCGCGATCGTCGCCGAGCACGGCCCCGACGCCGTCGCCTTCTATATCTCCGGCCAGCTGCTGACCGAGGACTACTACGTCTTCAACAAGCTGGCCAAGGGCCTGATCGGCAGCAACAACATCGACACCAATTCGCGGCTGTGCATGTCCAGCGCGGTGGCCGGCTACAAGGCCACGCTCGGCGCCGACGCGCCGCCGTGCAGCTACGAGGATCTGGCGCTGGCCGACTGCCTGCTGATCGCCGGCGCCAACCCGGCCTATGCCCACCCGGTGCTGTTCCGCCGCATCGAGGAGGCCAAGGCGGCGCGGCCCGGCATGAAGCTGATCGTGGTCGATCCGCGCCGCACCGACAGCGCCGAGCTGGCCGACCTGCACCTGGCCATCCTGCCCGGCACCGACGTCGCGCTGTTCCACGCCATGCTCAACGTGCTGGTGTGGGAAGGCTGGATCGCCGAGGACTACATCGCCGCCCACACCGAGGGCTTCGAGGCGCTCAAGCGCCGCATCCGCGAATACACGCCGCGCTTCGCCGCCGAGCTGTGCGGCATCCGGCCCGACGACATCGTGCGCGCGGCCGAATGGTTCGGCACCGCGCCGGCCGCGCTGTCGCTGTGGTGCATGGGGCTCAACCAGTCCAGCCACGGCACCGACAAGAATGCCGCGCTGATCCACCTGCACCTCGCCACCGGCCAGCTCGGCCGGCCCGGCGCCGGGCCGTTCAGCCTGACCGGCCAGCCCAACGCGATGGGCGGCCGCGAGGTCGGCGGCATGGCCAACCTGCTGTCGGGCCACCGCGACCTGGCCGACCCGCAGCACCGCGCCGAGGTCGCCGCGCTGTGGGGCGTGCCGTCGGTGCCGGAGCGGCCGGGCAAGACCGCGGTGGAACTGTTCGAGGCGGTCGAGCGCGGCGAGATCAAGGCGGTGTGGATCGCCTGCACCAACCCGGCCCACTCGATGCCCGACAGCGCCCAGGTGCGCCGCGCGCTGGCGGCCGCCGAATTCGTGGTGGTGCAGGAGGCCTACGCCCACACCGACACCACCGCCTACGCCGACCTGCTGCTGCCGGCCTCGAGCTGGGCCGAGAAGGACGGCACGGTGACCAATTCCGAACGCCGCATCACCCGCGTGCACGCCGCCGTGCCGGCGCCGGGCGAGGCGCGCCACGATTGGCAAATCGCGGCCGATTTCGCCCGCCGGCTGGAACGGCGCCTGCCGGCCAGGCCGGCCCCAGTCCGGCGGCACCGTCGGCCAAGAACGCCGCCGGACTGA
- a CDS encoding nitrate/nitrite transporter: MDKGFWKAGHPPTLLSAFLYFDLSFMVWVLLGPLAVHIARDLGLTPAQKGLMVATPLLAGALLRLVMGVLVDHLRPKRAGAIGQLIVMAALAVAWLAGVHSFGQVMLLAVFLGVAGASFAVALPLASRWYPPHYQGAAMGIAGAGNSGTAIAALFAPSLAKAFGWNAVFGLALAPLALVFLVYLAFARDSPDCPPAKKLSAYLAVLRDRDAWWFMFFYCVTFGGFSGLASSLTVYFNDQYGLDPVKAGFYTALCVFAGSLMRPIGGALADRVGGIRSLLVLYTLASACLWLVGRDLPEAWMALTALVAGMLWLGMGNGAVFQLVPQRFRREIGVMTGLVGMAGGIGGFLLAAGLGYSKQLTGGYSTGLTIFAALALLAWVGLLSVKQRWRTTWGAVHIAGARV, translated from the coding sequence ATGGACAAGGGTTTCTGGAAAGCGGGCCACCCGCCCACGCTGCTGTCGGCCTTCCTCTATTTCGACCTGAGTTTCATGGTCTGGGTGCTGCTCGGCCCGCTGGCGGTGCACATCGCCCGCGACCTCGGCCTCACCCCGGCGCAGAAAGGCCTGATGGTGGCCACCCCGCTGCTGGCCGGCGCGCTGCTGCGGCTGGTGATGGGCGTGCTGGTCGACCACCTGCGGCCCAAGCGCGCCGGCGCGATCGGCCAACTGATCGTGATGGCGGCGCTGGCGGTGGCCTGGCTGGCCGGCGTGCACAGCTTCGGCCAGGTGATGCTGCTGGCGGTCTTCCTCGGCGTGGCCGGCGCCTCGTTCGCGGTGGCGCTGCCGCTGGCCAGCCGCTGGTATCCGCCGCACTACCAGGGCGCCGCCATGGGCATCGCCGGCGCCGGCAACTCGGGCACCGCCATCGCCGCGCTGTTCGCGCCCTCGCTGGCCAAGGCTTTCGGCTGGAACGCGGTGTTCGGCCTGGCGCTGGCGCCGCTGGCGCTGGTCTTCCTGGTCTACCTGGCTTTCGCCCGCGACAGCCCCGACTGCCCGCCGGCCAAGAAGCTGTCGGCCTACCTCGCCGTGCTGCGCGACCGCGACGCCTGGTGGTTCATGTTCTTCTACTGCGTCACCTTCGGCGGCTTCTCCGGCCTCGCCTCCTCGCTCACCGTCTATTTCAACGACCAGTACGGGCTCGACCCGGTCAAGGCCGGCTTCTACACCGCGCTGTGCGTGTTCGCCGGTTCCCTGATGCGGCCGATCGGCGGCGCGCTGGCCGACCGCGTCGGCGGCATCCGCTCGCTGCTGGTGCTGTACACGCTGGCCTCGGCCTGCCTGTGGCTGGTCGGCCGCGACCTGCCCGAGGCCTGGATGGCGCTGACCGCCCTGGTGGCCGGCATGCTGTGGCTGGGCATGGGCAACGGCGCGGTGTTCCAGCTGGTACCGCAGCGCTTCCGCCGCGAGATCGGGGTGATGACCGGGCTTGTCGGCATGGCCGGCGGCATCGGCGGCTTCCTGCTGGCGGCCGGGCTCGGCTATTCCAAGCAGCTCACCGGCGGCTATTCGACCGGGCTGACGATCTTCGCCGCGCTGGCGCTGCTGGCCTGGGTCGGGCTGCTCTCCGTCAAGCAACGCTGGCGCACCACCTGGGGCGCCGTGCATATCGCCGGCGCGCGGGTCTGA